The stretch of DNA CTGTCACCCTGCAGCGGGGAAGAGAGGATGAGGTGGTGTTGGGTGGCCGCTGCCAGCGCTCCGGCTGGCTCCTCCTCTCTCACAGCACCTGCCGGAGCCGTGTTCACTGCGCAGAAAGGCTCTGCTCAGGTGCTGGGGTCTGCAGAGCCTTGTCTGGGAGGGGGTCGGGGGCCTGTCAGGCGGGGCTCTCTCTCATCTCTGCACAGGGATCCTGAGTGCGTGGGAAACACATGTTGCAGGCCTGGGATCTGGGCCCGTGGGCTCCCAAGAGCACTGTCTGGGCTTTGTGGGCCTCTGGGACAAGGGGGCACCGGGCAAGGCCCTGCAGATGGTGAAGGGGAGGTGAGCCCCGACAGCGGTGGGGACCCAGCGGTGGGAGGGTGGCTTGCCAGGCCCAGCACACGCCGGGGTGTGTTTGGGCAGCTGTGAcagggctgcctgtgctgctgggggtgacGTGTAGCACGCTCCTACCTGGCAGGTGTCGATGCCACCCTGCGGGTAGCCAGCACACAAGTTGTGGCTGTGGATGGCCCCTTTGTACCACCGGCGGCTGTTACAGATCTTGGTGTCGATGAGGTGCACCCTGGCCTCCTGCAGGACGTCACTGGATCCTCCAGCTGTGAGCACAGAAAGCAATTAACAACCAGCAGCTAGTGGGCAGTTCTCCTCCCCTGTCTGGGCCAACCCCTTCCCTAGGGCCTGCCTTGGCCTCTGCAGAGGCATCGTACCGGGCTTTGCCTTCTGTCTTGCTTTGGGCAATGGCTCAGGCCCACGTCTCTACAGGCACACGGCCCCTGCAGCCTGACTCGGGCTGTCGCCTCTGCTCTCAGGAAGCCCAACCTGCCTCCCCAGCGTGCCAAGCTGGCCCTCAGGACACGAACGGTTTTAGGAACTCACATCTTGCAGTCGTGGCCCCCCAACCGCTGACGTAGCAGTTGGTCAGCGCTGACACTCTGAGCGAGGCGTCGGGCACACAGGCCAGCTGTACGTAGTAGCCGCAGTGGACAGGCTGGTCCAATTCCAGCAAGGCAATGTCGTTCCTCTGGGTGACGTTAAAGTAGTGCTCGTGCACCAGCAGGCGCATAATATGGCGCACTTGGGTCTCAGGGCCCGGCTGAGTCAACTGGGTGGCCCCGATTACCACGCGCCACATGCCGATGTTCCTGGAAGGTGGATGGAGAGAGGGGTCAGAGGGAGCGGAGCCAcgtgctgcagcagcccagcagctccctgcctgctgcttcacgagggagaggggaaagcagcGGTATGGAGGGTGCGAGTGCCCCAGCAAGCCTTGGGCACAAGGAACGTCgagctggaggctgctgggcagcagtGGCACGAGCCCAGCCTTCTCCTGAGCAGCCTCTTGCTGGGCTCGGGAGTGCCTGGGCACTGGGCGTACTGCAAGGGAAAGGGATGGGAGCAGCACGTGGTGCTGCGGGCAGGGCACCTGCTGGTGTTGTGGGGACATGCCCGTTCCCTGGTCCTCCTCACCTGGCCTCGATGAAGCAGTGGGCTGCTGTGAGGACCCACTGTGGGCTGATGAGGGACCCTCCGCACAGGTGCCCCGTGCCTACTCGCCAGGGATCCTGGATGCTGACGATCCAGGGCCAGGCTCCTGGCTGGGCATCTGTGCCACCCACGACGCGCGATGTCCCGTAGTAATAAGCCATGGGCCGCAGCCCGCAGGTCCCTCTGTAAGCAGAAACTCGTCACTCTCCTGCTCAAGGGCTTGCTGCTGTTCAGGCTGAAGGTCAGCTGTCTTCCCTCCCCGCCAGGCGCCACGCGGACAGCAGGGCCGGGGAACCCCGAGGCATGCGTCTGCCCGCACCTGGTTCTGCTTTAGCCCCGCAGACAAGCTGTGCCAGCATCCTGGGTGCTGGCAAGGAACTGAGGCTCCTCCATGGGGTTGGGGAAGCTGTGGCGCGGCCACACGGGACAAGCAGGCACCCCCCAGTGAGGCCCATAAGGGTTGCCCAAGCTCCCTCCCAGAGCCTCGGGACACTTACCCACAGGTGTCCCATGTGCCGTGCGCTGGCCAGAACATGACCAGCAGGACGATGATGCGGAGCAAATCCATCGCAGCGGTACGTGTCAGCTGCAAGAAGCGAGGGCTTGTTGCCACCAGTGCAGCCACCGACGTAGTGCTGGCAGCACTGACGGTGCCTGTGGTGCCCTTGGCCCCGGGGGTGATGTCACAGAGGGGCTGTTTCCAGGTGCTGGGCACGGTGGCCTCTCAGAGGGGGGGCAGCATGGGGGGTTCCgagcaggaggggaggcagaAGTTGGGATCAGATCACCCCGACAGGCCCCTACTGAATGCTCTGCTTGCGCGATGAGGGTGCGCAGGCGCCGTGGCAGGCAGCAGCGCCTGGCTCCCAGCACTGTCTGCTAACAGCTAGCAGGAGAAACACAAGTGTGGCATCACAGCCTCTTTGGGAAGTCACTGCcaccctgctctctgcagccatgTGCCACCAGGTCCTTCCCACAAAACATACCGCAGAGAACATAACTGCTGCGGGCAGTGTGCACGCTCGGGTGGTGAAGAGCCGATGTGGTTGCAGGCACGGCAGGCAAGCAGTGACGTGCAAGCCAAATGAGCCAAGCGTACCCAAGCAGCGTCAAGCCTCCTGCACAATTGTCCTtctttcattgggatttggtttcagtttgtggccagctgtggtgatcaaggccctcagcagttaaatctggggcacctgaccctggctggcccacaggtgtattctgtagcATTGCCATGGAGCTCACTGTAAaggagagggtttgctgggaagaggtgggggttttttgtgttctcTTTGCCTCTCTTCCATGTCATGATtgctggagcaacttgccagtgatctgtggataagtatacttttgtctggtttgtgttgtcatttatattgatttcttcatttcattaaaatttagtTCACTTCAACCCACAAggctccctccttttccctactcccttcctcagctggggaagggacattgggtgagagtAAAACTGCTcttgtttagccccgggtgcgggctaaatgaagacaacaaaGGACAGCGAAACGCAGATGCAGCACAGCCCACACTGGCCGTGTCAGCCACAGCAACGCCCTCGGGCAGCCTCATGTCCTGGCTGTCTGTGAGTTCTAGTGCTCTTCTGGGCCAACGCTGACAAGGGCAGTTGCGGCACCTGGTGAGTGTGGCCATGCACATGcaatgttacagaatcacagaatcacagaatgttagggattggaagggacctcgaaagatcatctagtccaatccccctgccggagcaggattgcctagaccatatcacacaggaacgcgtccaggcgggttttgaatgtctccagagaaggagactccacaacttctctgggcagcctgttccagagttcggtcaccctcaccgtaaagaagtttttcctcatatttatgcggaacctcctgtgttccagcttgcacccgttgccccttgtcctgtcaagggatgtcactgagaagagcctggctccatcctcatgacacttgccctttacatatttataaacattaaagaggtcacccctcagtctcctcttctccaagctaaagagacccagctccctcagcctctcctcataagggagatgttccactcccttaatcatcttcgtggctgtcacggtttaaagctgggccggctattaaacctgcggcagatgctctctgttatcccccctcccttccccccagagggaaagggaaagggaaaagggagagacacttctgggttggaaagttaaaacagttttaataaactataataattaaaaaaaaagtataataacaataatagaaataatcaaatatatacaaatatatataaaaatccgagattgagctcccctgaagtcagccacgtcaccaccggcactgcagggcaggctctgggaaggcccaggctgggcctagcgacggtcgagagctggattcaggaatgcacggatcaggatcgggggcaaTAGGAAAAGAGATGGAGTCCTCCTTCGACACCGGCCATaacagaaagagagcgagacactcgtgatccccccgcttcatactgagaatgacatgtatgggatggaataacctcgctggtcaattttgggtcacatgccctgtccgctcccccctgcagctgcgaccccccttcggctcttcactcataagcagtgaggaattcagcagtgaccttggtttctctcaagaacaagtacagcaagagcctttctgcacaacatccctacaggtgcctcagtgataactacaaacttcgagcgttatcagtcctggaagcagacactgtctgcaaaaacatgcagttagtttcagaaagtgcagttacttagaggagacttagctgaaagtaaaaatcactgaaaggaaaattggcctggtttaggccaaaccaggacagtggctctgcgctggactctctctagcagttccctgtccttcttgaactgaggggcccagaactggacacaatattccagatgcggcctcaccagggcagagtagagggggcggagaacctctctcgacctactaaccacaccccttctaatacaccccaggatgccattggccttcttggccacaagggcacactgctggctcatggtcatcctgttgtccactaggacccccaggtccctttcccctgcgctgctctccaacagctctgcccccaacttgtactggtacatggagttgttcttgccgagatgcaggactctacacttgcccttgttatatttcattaaatttctccctgcccaactctccagcctgaccaggtccctctgaatggctgcgcagccttctggtgtgtcagccactcctcccagttttgtgtcatcagcgaacttgctgacagtgcactctattccctcatccaagtcattaatgaatatattgaatagtactggtcccagtactgacccttgagggactgcgctagacacaggcctccagctggactctgtcccattgaccaccactctctggcttctttccttcagccagttcacaatccacctcactacccgatcatccagaccacacttcctcagtttagctgcgaggattctgtgggagaccgtgtcaaacgctttactgaaatcaagacagaccacatccacagctttaccatcatctggccactgggttacgtcctcataaaaggctatcaagttggttaagcatgacttccccttggtgaagccatgctgagtgcccctaatgatcctcctgtCCTTGaagtgcctagagacagcatcaagaacaagttgttccatcaactttccggggatggaggtgaggctgacctgtctatagttacccgggtcctccttcttgccctttttgaagactagagtgacattcgctttcctccagtcctcaggcacctctcccgttccccatgatttagcaaagatgatggagagtggtctatcaatgacttccgccagctccctcagcacccgcgggtgcatcccatcagggcccatggatttatggacgtccagattgcttaattagtccctgacccagccctcatctaccaagacagattcctcctctatcctgacttcttctgaggcctcaggggtccggggctcctcaggacagcctccagcagtatagacagaggcaaagaaggcattcagtaactccaccttctttttatcctctgtctccagggcccccacctcattcatcagtgggcctacattgcctctagtgttggctttacctgcaatgtatttgaagaagccctttctgttgtccttgacctctcttgcaaggtttaattccaaggaggccttagctttcctacttgcctccctacatcctctgacaacagacttatattcctcccaagtggccagcccctccttccatgatctgtacactctcttcttccacttgagtttgcccagcagttccctgtttaaccacgcaggtctcctggtacccttccttgacttcctacctgttgggatgctctgttcttgagctcggaagaagcagccCTTGAaagctaaccaactatcttgggcccccttagcttctagtaccctgtcccatgggatttcccctagcaattgcttgaaaaggccaaagttggccctcctgaagtccagggttgtgattctgctagctattctggtcctgccacatgagatcctgaactctaccatctcatgctcactacaaccaaggctgccctcaaccttcacctcttcaaccagaccctccttgttagtgaggataagatccagcagcgctcctctcctagttggctcatccaccatttgcatcagaaagttatcatcaatgcactggaggaacctcctggactgaggatggctggctgagtgggcCTCCCAgtaaatatcagggtagttgaaatcccccatgacaaccaggccctgtaattgtgagactgctctcagctgcctgtagaaggcctcatccccctcctcatcctgatccagtggcctgtaatagacacccacaacagtgtcacccctgccagcctgccccttaattcgcacccacaaactctcaactcgctcctgatccgcccctggacagaactcaatacattctagctgctcactcacataaagagcaactccaccacctctccttagtggcctgtctttcctgaacaggacatagccatccatgaccacattccagtcatgcgaggcgtcccaccaagtctctgtaattgccactaaatcatagccccccgaccgaacacggatttctaactcctcctgtttattccccatgctgcgtgcattggtgtacaggcatttcagggagcgagctgagcacaccgatttcaccccagggggatggaaggcctcctggtctacctcaacactagagctactaccccatcccccttcgaatctagtttaaagctctccgaatgagccctgctaattcctgtcccagaacccttttgcccctacgacataaacctttccgATGTATTACCGTCGCGCCTGGcgtcttataaaaccagccatgtTAAGCTCTAGGCAGAGAGGGATGCTCCTGCTCTCGGCCCCATGTGCCATTCTCCAGGGCTTTGGTAAAGCCTGTGTCAGCTGCATCTCCTCAgtcttccttctgcagctgtgTGCTGGAGCCTTGCTCACACTGGAGAGCAGGGCAGCCGTGGGAGCAAAGGAGGAGCCAGCCACGTGCGTTGCattggctgggcagggctgggccccTGGAGGGTAGAGAGCAGGAGCTTGAAAAATGCGGCCTCAAAGCTTGTGAAAGGTGCGGGAGCTTCCTGCTGCCATTCTGGCTTGTGTGGATAGATGTAGGAGATACCTCCAGCCTAGATGAACCACACTGTCTTCCTCATTGTTCTGTTCCACTTGCAGAGCCTTGTAGCTATTACGCAAGGGCACTAGGGAAGGTGAGGTGGTCATGGAGGAGATGTACCTGCTGTGCCAAAGAGGAACTTGTCTCCATTGCCCCCTATCTTTTAAGTCACTGAGTTCAGCCAGGTGGAGAGAGGATGGGGAATCCTCCGTCTCATGTGTCCTGTCTGCCTGACAagcctgtcccagggaaggtagggtgctgttgggggatattgttgcagctaacggaaagaatcaagagctgaagtcaacaagctctccaagcaaggccacaggccaatctcctgtgtgcttcccacagagcctctgcatacttgacagtaaacatcactgtgaacagtgctggacttggcacctgcaggatcatttTACAGCACAGGGCAATGCTGAAAGGACTGACCGACGGGGGGTTGCAGGGTGGAGCGTGGACCAAAAGACTTAACGTATCATAAGCAGGTTGCTACGGCATGATTGCTATTAAGcgccaatcataataaagtagGCGCGTGATAAGGAAATGGAATTGCTATATTAATCTGGGTGTATCGGCTAATAAACGGCATTTGCTTGATCGTATTGGTCGTGTAGCAGTGTCCTGTAACTTCCGCGTCAACAAGTGGCACCCGAACAGGGACCCTCAGATCGGTGTTGAGAAGATCAACGAGACTGACGGAATTGAAGGGTATGGAAAAAACGACCAATGGTGAGTCCCCAGGGCAAAATTTTAACTAGAGTGTGGAATCTCGCCTTGGCCAGGCGAGCGGTCGGGGAGGAATGGGAAATACGTTGTCTAAAGAAGAAGAGGCAGTCGttaaactcctccaacatatactctccaTGAGAGGTTTGAAATATGACCTGGCTACTTTGAAGGCTCTTTTGCTATggccaaagaaagaaaactgatcCCCTCAGTTAGTGTGAAGCTGTGGGATGAAATTACATTGGTTTCCAAGGATGCAGGCAAAATCCCCACTGTGTGGAGACTAGTTACTGAAACCTTAAAGAGTATGAAAGCCGAGCGTTTGGCTGCTTCGTCAGCTTTTGCAGCCCTAACGCCCAAGAAACAAACTGAATCAAAATCAAAGGACGCTACTTCGGCAACAGCACTCCTTTTCTCGGGGCCCTCTGCACCCTCCGCCCCGATGAAAGTGGTACCTGGGGGAAGAGCTCTGCCATTGGGAGAGAGGGTCGAATGTTCCCCTTAGCCCACGGCGCCCCCGCTACCTCCACGAAAAGAAGATGAGGACGacttcccaccaccaccaccagaaaTAGAGAAGATATCGTCCTGCTCGGCATCGCCAACACCACGGCCGTACCCACCTCTGTCTCCGTCGACTCCCCCAACACCCTGCACCAAGGCTAGTGTGAACGGCTTGGGAGACTCCCAGCTACAAGGGCTCCTAAACAAATTGGAAGCGCTCGAGGCAAAGATTGAGGCTCCGAGACCACTGGACACCGGATcacaaaatccttttttcttccgGACTCCTCGCAGTCGGACCAACAACTGCGACCACCTCTGACTGTGGTACCGGGGTCAGGGATGGGAGGGGGGTCGGCTGGGTTTggttttccccccccccccccccctccacgcCACCAGAGCTCCCCCCCGGCTCCGCACCGCCAGAGCTCCTCCCTCACcgcccagagaacagcagcggaacattgatccttctaccgtcctgttacccgaatctgagactgagacatccttaatagacctttctgaagaggcgGAAGCGGGACATAGTTGCTGCAGTGCCCAAGGGTTGGGAAAGTCAGGcagtagcgtggaggagttattcacattgcagccagtccaggttactgtgtctggcccggacccgaccaggttctggagaaaattaagagagcgCGCACTTGCAGATGGTGATTTCAGGGCCGcagctgctatgggtggcggggtattggcttgcccggTATACCGAGGGGATGGAAGCagcccacccgaatgggagccattcaacgggggagtgatttgccttagacaaacaaatactaaacggggctgctaaagaagcgttgttgttacagttagcgaaggacaacgcaaatgaggactgcaggaaagttattgcagggatggcaaatcgtaaccccaccttaaccgagctaacggatgcttgcgggaaagtgggaaccaccacgtttcagatggagcatttaacaaaaacatttgcggcagcagttaaggtagttcatcattgttatacatgcgggcaagaaggtcactttaagaaaaactgccttaagaagtcgaagatgagtgggagaggtaactctgttttgatgtgtcattgctgtgggaagctggggcattttgtgaagctgtgcaggtctaagtataatgctcaaggtcagctgataacaaccagctgcagagtgcagggaaactggagaaagaacgcggggaggaactgtgtgctgacacaaatgaatcttcccaaccagttccaggcctaagcagtcaactcgcagcccgaaccgcagggagtgcaggactggtgtttccacgcggggttaacccgcGCGGCTGCCAACAGATGTAACACATACTAcaggccaggccattgtggaacgagtgcaccacactctgaagcaacttctcggaaaaaaaaaaaaaaaaggaaaaaaaagaaaaaaaaagaaaaaagaaaaaaggaaagaaaaaagaaaaaaggaaaaaaaaagaaaaagaaaaaagaaaaaaaaggaaaaaaaaaaaggcactgggtatgaatgcaattgtaaaaactgcacaTCTGGCATCTCCAGTGCACAGATATACCACCGTGAGAAAGGGACTAAAACAGCCGTTTTTACCTTTTGTCGAGAGATTACAAGAGGCggttgagaaacaagtttttgacgCGGATTTGCGAGAGACATTGATAACGCAgctagctagggataatgctaatgatGATTGTCAAAAGGTCATTGAAGCTTTAACTGGAGAAGCAGATTTGAACTCTAcgataaaggcatgtgcaaaagtgggtactgtggaacataaggatcaagttatggctgcggccgtacttggggcttacgtcgtcacaattgcagcctctattccaattgttagcaggggacacaaatttaacagcaccatgacagactactgcagaggtacagcaactgattacagaagtagaaagcaggctacattccaaatttgtacattgtattgatttgaatcaggaaatataAATTATCACTTTGAcaggcaaattccgtatgcaataattggtcaatggaattcagaatggtcagatccgttacatgtattggaatggttgtttctaccttcaagaacaacaaaaaaaaacccaaacaacctgtccccatgattgcagagctattggcacagattatcatcaaaggacggatgtgatgtcgggagcttgtggccagagatcctgcatcactaaccgttcctattgcagctcaatattttgggtggtgtatggctaatatctttgctttgcaaacagccatggagaatttctcgggacaggttgtttaccacttgccctcccatcctgttgtaaaattgagtgcggaacttccaattacCATGAGAGTGTTGCATACgaacactcctgtggatggaattaccatttttacagatggatctgggaaaacaggcaaggcgggtcttgtctggtattctgacggcaagtgggaatctatggtagtacaacaaaagggttcacctcaggtggtagaattacgagctgtgttagaagtatttcagaattttcccattccctttaatttggttactgattcagcatatgtggctggcattgtaaagcaattggatagatctgttatagagcatacacgtaatcagtgtggttttgaattgctgcgagctctgtggcaagaaattcaaatccgaactgcattgttttatgttttatatgtaagaaatcatactaatttgcctgggtttattgcagaaggcaatgcccGAGTGGACTCgttggtttctgaccccacaaattctactgcaatgactgtaaaGGTGCCGGACATTAcacagcaggcacgtatgtcacatgagttttttcatcaaggacatcgggcactgcgatgacaatttcatttgtcacacagtgatgctcggagTATTGTGGCCATGTGTCCcgattgtcagcaactgccgcaacctacgcagacaaggaaccaatcctcgaggactgcaggccttggacatttggcaaacagatgtaactcacattgctgagtttggcaggttaaaatatgttcatgtaacaattgacactttttcttctttgattatagctacagcgcaaacaggcgaAAATGCTGGTCACGTTATTCGACACTGGcgaaaagcttttgcaactgcggGCGTCCCTAAACAGACAAAAACTGATAATGGACCTGCCTATCGTTCTGCAAAGGTGCAAGCTTTTTTACTGGCATGGGGTGTTACTCACGTTACCGgaatccctcattctcccacggGACAAGCGATCATCGAGcgagcacatcagactctgaaacgcatgcttttaaaacaaaaaggggaatgagtggtgagacacctgaagctagactggaTAAAGCAGTATACGTACTGAACTTTCTTCAAATtcgaactgataaaactgatcctcctgttgtaatgcattttgggtCAAAGAAAGGACGATCGCagatttttgcagcttctttactagtgcctggagcagctgctgctagagcgttaagtaccttgaataagttgggatgctggcttcaaaacagaccaatgctacttctgcggccttaagtaatttgctgttagatgtaTACTCAGTTAGACAcgctacactgcaaaatagggctgctattaattttctttctattagcacatgggcacgggtaatatttttgatgttgttgtttggatgttgtttgttgCGCTGTGTCTCGGGCATGatagaatcagcagtgaaaaaggtatggatggttcaagaactttcgggatctgctgatcctatgaggcctgaggaaatggtgggaatgaaggaaatatgGATGTATCCATgacctttttaaaacaaaaagggggaattgttgggggatattgttgcagctaacggaaagaatcaagagctgaagtcaacaagctcttcaagcaaggccacaggccaatctcctgtgtgcttcccacggagcctctgcatacttgacagtaaacatcactgtgaacagtgctggacttggcacctgcaggatcatctTACAGCACAGGGCGATGCTGAAAGGACTGACCGACGGGGGGTTGCAGGGTGGAGCGTGGACCAAAAGACTTAACGTATCATAAGCAGGTTGCTACGGCGTGATTGCTATTAAAcaccaatcataataaagtagGCGCGTGATAAGGAAATGGAATTGCTATATTAATCTGGGTGTATTGGCTAATAAACGGCATTTGCTTGATCATATTGGTCGTGTAGCAGTGTCCTGTAACTTCCGCGTCAACAGGGTGCAATTCCAGTAATCTCTCTCAGACTCATGGGGACATTCAGCGTACTGTCACTACCAAAAGCAATGTGAAATCTGGTTGGGGGGAGTGTGGAACAACACATCTGACAGATAATTACAAGTTTTGTTTACTCATAGAAAGCATTGCTGATGCAGACACCATTTCAGAGGAAGGTACCTTTGCAGACACCATTGCAGAGGCAGCTAAAATTCAAGACGTGAATGCAGATGGAGATGCCTTTGCAGATGCAGGTAGC from Nyctibius grandis isolate bNycGra1 chromosome 21, bNycGra1.pri, whole genome shotgun sequence encodes:
- the LOC137672634 gene encoding acrosin-like codes for the protein MQLTQALPKPWRMATVPSTWKQPLCDITPGAKGTTGTVSAASTTSVAALVATSPRFLQLTRTAAMDLLRIIVLLVMFWPAHGTWDTCGGTCGLRPMAYYYGTSRVVGGTDAQPGAWPWIVSIQDPWRVGTGHLCGGSLISPQWVLTAAHCFIEARNIGMWRVVIGATQLTQPGPETQVRHIMRLLVHEHYFNVTQRNDIALLELDQPVHCGYYVQLACVPDASLRVSALTNCYVSGWGATTARSGGSSDVLQEARVHLIDTKICNSRRWYKGAIHSHNLCAGYPQGGIDTCQGDSGGPLVCQDNSADYFWLVGVTSWGYGCARPNQPGVYTSTQHFYDWILVQMGLGRAGRATPTPRAWSHFLTASTPFQRPRPSPTQSGSVSSCPFPVPRLVEFFTRVQELLQHLRGKKA